From the genome of Bacteroides sp. MSB163, one region includes:
- a CDS encoding calcineurin-like phosphoesterase family protein, with amino-acid sequence MKSIRFLSLLLLLNLFAAGGYAADQPVKKEIVVSGVVTDTQKQPVTGVVVTDGVNFTQTDDKGRYQLVSDPAQSKFVYLSVPADYKTNVENALPLGYYARIDAKKKKNRCDFSLVKREQPVQYFTFIAISDPQARNEEQLDRFASETVVDLKETLKQLSSQEVYGMVLGDIVWDVMPLYDSYKKVISDLDLTMYHVIGNHDFNQQYTALSLATNKEEYGESVFGEHFGPTDYSLNVGKVHIISMKDIDYKGKKKYTEQFTPEQLEWLKKDLSYVKPGTTVLLNLHAPTANSTGRGGANARNAEQLFEILRDYKTHIFVGHTHFYENRIVTPVIYEHNIGAACGAWWAGHVNRCGAPNGYLVVNVIGDDISWQYKATGRPFDYQFRVYKPGEFQSQPKYLVVNVWDYDPAWKLSYYEDGVEKPGVMEAFDDEDQDYITMKEGKATRYHTSHLFRVRPTDKAKSVKIVATNRFGQNFTQTVDLK; translated from the coding sequence ATGAAATCAATTCGTTTTTTATCCTTGCTACTTTTGCTGAATTTATTTGCAGCAGGAGGGTATGCAGCAGACCAACCCGTTAAAAAAGAGATTGTCGTAAGTGGTGTGGTGACAGATACGCAGAAACAACCTGTTACAGGTGTTGTTGTGACAGATGGCGTTAATTTTACGCAGACTGATGATAAAGGGCGTTATCAGTTGGTATCTGATCCCGCACAGTCTAAATTCGTTTATCTTTCTGTTCCGGCGGACTACAAAACTAATGTAGAGAATGCATTGCCTCTTGGCTATTATGCCCGGATTGATGCAAAAAAGAAAAAGAATCGTTGTGATTTCAGCTTGGTGAAGAGAGAACAGCCGGTTCAGTATTTTACCTTTATAGCTATCTCTGATCCGCAGGCAAGAAATGAGGAACAGTTGGATCGCTTTGCTTCGGAAACTGTGGTTGATTTGAAGGAAACATTGAAGCAATTGTCTTCGCAGGAAGTTTACGGAATGGTTCTGGGAGATATCGTCTGGGATGTTATGCCTTTGTATGATTCGTATAAGAAGGTTATCTCTGATTTGGACTTAACCATGTATCATGTGATTGGTAATCACGACTTTAATCAGCAATATACGGCACTGAGCCTCGCTACGAATAAGGAAGAATACGGGGAATCAGTATTTGGTGAGCATTTTGGACCGACGGATTATTCTCTTAATGTAGGGAAAGTGCATATTATTTCGATGAAAGACATAGATTATAAAGGTAAGAAGAAATATACGGAGCAGTTTACCCCTGAACAATTGGAATGGTTGAAAAAGGATCTGAGCTATGTGAAGCCTGGTACTACCGTACTGTTGAATCTTCATGCTCCTACGGCTAACAGTACGGGTAGGGGAGGAGCAAATGCCCGTAATGCCGAACAACTTTTTGAGATACTAAGAGATTATAAGACGCATATCTTTGTCGGTCATACTCATTTTTATGAAAACCGCATTGTGACTCCTGTTATCTATGAACATAATATTGGTGCTGCTTGTGGTGCTTGGTGGGCAGGACATGTAAATCGTTGCGGTGCTCCCAATGGTTATCTGGTGGTAAATGTGATCGGTGATGACATCTCCTGGCAGTATAAGGCTACCGGTCGTCCATTCGATTATCAGTTTCGTGTATATAAGCCGGGGGAGTTTCAGAGCCAACCTAAATATCTGGTGGTTAATGTTTGGGATTATGATCCGGCATGGAAGTTATCCTACTATGAAGACGGTGTTGAGAAACCGGGCGTAATGGAGGCTTTTGACGATGAGGATCAAGATTATATTACAATGAAAGAAGGAAAGGCTACAAGGTATCATACATCGCACTTATTCCGGGTACGTCCTACGGATAAGGCTAAATCAGTGAAGATCGTAGCAACGAATCGTTTCGGTCAGAACTTTACTCAAACTGTAGATTTGAAATGA
- a CDS encoding histone H1, giving the protein MKELVEKVAELYAAFEKDAKAQIENGNKAAGTRARKASLEIEKSMKAFRKASLEAAK; this is encoded by the coding sequence ATGAAAGAATTAGTTGAAAAAGTTGCTGAATTGTATGCAGCATTCGAGAAAGATGCAAAAGCTCAGATTGAAAATGGTAACAAAGCTGCCGGTACTCGTGCACGTAAGGCTTCTTTGGAAATCGAAAAATCAATGAAAGCATTCCGCAAAGCATCTTTGGAAGCTGCTAAATAA
- a CDS encoding lytic transglycosylase domain-containing protein, which produces MKKNSIHILIVTSVALCAGAALPFLFGHSTIDPEQQSVKSEVPYCVTSPSVPDKITFAGQEIDLTRYDHRERMDREQMSFTYMHSTTMLTIKRANRFFPIIEPILKENGVPDDFKYLAVIESNLNTLARSPAGAAGMWQFMQTTGREFGLEVNPNIDERYHVEKATRAACQYLKDAYQRYGNWLCVAAAYNGGQGRISSELKKQLVDQAVDLWLVEETSRYMFRLLAAKAVISNPQRYGFLLKREHLYPVIPYTEINVTTSIDNLAQFAKSKGITYAQLKDANPWLRDSSLQNKSGRTYVLKIPTQAGMHYDPKKTVPHNRAWVIN; this is translated from the coding sequence ATGAAAAAAAACTCAATACATATCCTAATAGTTACCTCAGTTGCTCTATGCGCCGGTGCCGCACTTCCATTTCTGTTTGGGCACAGCACGATAGATCCTGAACAGCAATCCGTTAAATCCGAAGTTCCCTATTGTGTCACCTCCCCTTCCGTACCGGATAAAATCACCTTTGCCGGACAGGAAATTGACCTGACACGCTACGATCATCGTGAACGCATGGACCGTGAACAAATGTCGTTCACCTATATGCACTCCACCACCATGCTCACCATCAAGCGTGCGAACCGCTTCTTTCCCATCATAGAACCCATATTGAAGGAAAACGGTGTACCCGACGATTTCAAATACCTCGCCGTAATAGAGAGTAACCTCAACACCCTTGCCCGTAGTCCGGCAGGAGCAGCCGGAATGTGGCAGTTCATGCAAACTACCGGACGCGAATTCGGCCTTGAAGTAAACCCCAATATCGACGAACGTTATCACGTGGAAAAAGCCACCCGTGCCGCATGCCAGTATCTGAAAGATGCCTACCAAAGATATGGTAACTGGCTTTGCGTAGCCGCTGCTTACAATGGTGGACAAGGCCGCATCTCCTCTGAACTGAAAAAACAGCTCGTAGATCAAGCCGTAGACCTTTGGCTTGTAGAAGAAACTTCCCGTTACATGTTCCGTCTGCTTGCCGCTAAAGCCGTCATCAGTAATCCGCAGCGCTATGGCTTTTTACTGAAACGGGAACATCTTTACCCTGTCATTCCCTATACAGAGATCAATGTAACAACAAGTATCGACAATCTGGCACAATTTGCCAAGAGTAAAGGTATTACCTACGCCCAACTGAAGGATGCCAACCCATGGCTGCGCGATAGTTCTTTACAAAACAAAAGCGGACGTACATACGTTCTTAAAATACCGACACAGGCGGGAATGCACTATGATCCGAAGAAGACTGTGCCGCATAATAGGGCATGGGTTATAAATTAA
- a CDS encoding AlbA family DNA-binding domain-containing protein → MKPLTDTEYIHMLIAEGEHQRQDFKFEISDARKIAKTLSAFANTDGGRLLIGVKDNGKIAGVRSDEEQYMIEAAAQMYCQPEVNYTMRTFQAEGRSVLVVQIEESLQKPVYAKDETGKPLAYLRIKDENILATPVHLRVWQQCGSPRGELITYTEREQLLLDLLEENNSLSLNRYCRLARLSRRAAEHLLAKFIRFDIVEPVFEGHKFHFRLK, encoded by the coding sequence ATGAAACCCCTTACAGATACGGAATACATACACATGCTCATAGCCGAAGGCGAACACCAAAGGCAGGACTTTAAATTTGAGATTTCCGATGCCCGTAAGATCGCGAAAACGCTCTCCGCCTTTGCCAATACGGACGGCGGGCGGTTGCTGATCGGAGTTAAAGATAACGGAAAGATCGCCGGAGTTCGCTCTGACGAGGAACAATATATGATAGAGGCGGCAGCGCAAATGTACTGTCAGCCGGAAGTGAATTATACCATGCGGACCTTTCAGGCGGAAGGACGCAGCGTGCTGGTAGTGCAGATTGAGGAAAGTCTGCAAAAACCCGTATATGCCAAGGATGAAACAGGAAAACCGCTGGCTTATCTGCGCATCAAGGACGAGAATATACTTGCCACACCGGTGCATCTGCGTGTATGGCAGCAATGTGGCAGTCCGCGGGGAGAGCTGATAACTTATACAGAGCGCGAACAGTTGTTGCTTGACTTGTTGGAAGAAAATAACAGTCTATCGCTGAACAGGTATTGCAGGCTGGCACGCCTTTCCCGACGTGCAGCGGAACATTTACTTGCCAAGTTCATCCGATTTGATATTGTAGAACCAGTATTTGAAGGTCATAAGTTTCACTTCAGGCTAAAGTAA
- a CDS encoding MgtC/SapB family protein, with product MTLDFDFVLRLLVAGILGAIIGLDREYRAKEAGYRTHFLVSLGSALIMIVSQYGFQDIIKENSVSLDPSRVAAQVVSGIGFIGAGTIILQKQIVRGLTTAAGIWATAGIGLAVGAGMYVISIAATLLTLAGLELLSILFKSVGMKSSMITFSTGNKDILKEVSDRFNSRNYMLVSYKMERLGFGDTERYIVTMIIKSKRSNDEGHMLSLMQEWPDVTVEQIE from the coding sequence ATGACATTAGATTTCGATTTCGTACTCAGACTATTAGTAGCCGGCATCTTAGGTGCCATCATCGGCCTGGACAGAGAATACCGTGCCAAAGAAGCAGGATACCGTACTCACTTTTTAGTATCATTGGGCAGTGCCCTCATCATGATTGTTTCCCAATATGGCTTTCAGGACATTATCAAAGAAAACAGCGTCTCGCTGGACCCGAGTCGTGTAGCGGCCCAGGTAGTCAGCGGTATCGGTTTTATCGGTGCCGGTACCATCATATTACAAAAGCAAATAGTCAGAGGATTGACTACTGCTGCCGGAATATGGGCTACAGCAGGCATCGGTCTGGCGGTTGGAGCCGGAATGTATGTAATAAGTATAGCCGCTACCCTGCTCACTCTGGCAGGATTGGAACTGCTCAGCATCCTGTTCAAAAGTGTAGGGATGAAAAGCTCCATGATAACATTCTCTACCGGAAATAAGGATATCCTTAAGGAAGTATCCGATCGCTTTAACTCCCGAAATTATATGTTAGTCTCCTACAAAATGGAAAGATTAGGTTTCGGAGATACAGAAAGGTATATAGTGACTATGATTATCAAATCCAAGCGGAGTAATGACGAAGGACACATGCTGTCACTTATGCAGGAATGGCCGGATGTGACAGTAGAACAAATCGAATGA
- a CDS encoding uracil-DNA glycosylase family protein — protein MEIERHPLEPFLPANARLLMLGSFPPQKKRWSMEFYYPNWNNDMWRIVGLLFFNDKNHFLNEAAKAFDKDRIIPFLQKKGIALFDTATAIRRLQDNASDKFLEVVEPTDIEDMLRRLPECKAIVTTGEKATETLCEQFSLEKPKVGDFTEFVFDDRPMRLYRMPSSSRAYPLALEKKAAAYRIMYQDLQML, from the coding sequence ATGGAAATCGAACGGCACCCTTTAGAACCCTTTCTTCCTGCTAACGCCCGTTTGTTGATGCTGGGAAGTTTTCCACCTCAAAAGAAAAGGTGGTCGATGGAGTTTTATTATCCGAACTGGAACAATGATATGTGGCGGATTGTAGGACTCTTGTTCTTCAATGATAAGAACCATTTTCTGAACGAAGCGGCAAAAGCTTTCGACAAAGATCGCATTATCCCTTTCCTGCAAAAAAAAGGCATTGCCCTATTTGATACAGCTACCGCCATACGACGGTTGCAGGACAATGCATCCGACAAATTTCTGGAAGTTGTAGAACCTACGGATATTGAGGACATGCTCCGTCGCTTACCGGAATGTAAAGCCATAGTTACTACAGGTGAGAAAGCAACGGAAACTTTATGCGAACAGTTCTCTCTTGAAAAGCCGAAAGTGGGAGATTTTACAGAGTTTGTTTTTGATGACAGGCCTATGCGGCTCTATCGGATGCCCTCTTCTTCGCGCGCTTATCCGCTTGCTTTAGAAAAAAAAGCAGCAGCCTACCGCATTATGTATCAGGACTTACAGATGTTATAA
- a CDS encoding KamA family radical SAM protein, producing MKQKKMLALTLSQLKQLYRNELPEIVRIAEQSDGTESFKQGISEFITNQADTESEVIRQIRLLIEYDGREVHELSTDEQMIVSTLSLLYAFLTGNLEEDVETDVFLDIFQQFKRLQHPAAPLPTPQRVKAWTERWPSGLDEDVQKIHAKNKERIQHALIQKIEHRTAVSRYHFEEGISYEEKYRLVSEWWNDFRFHLAMAAKSPTELNRFLGNSLSAETMYLLSRARKKGMPFFVTPYYLHLLNPGSTGYNDESLRSYILYSPQLVETYGQIRAWEREDIVEVGKPNAAGWLLPDGHNIHRRYPEVAILIPDTMGRACGGLCASCQRMYDFQSKRLNFEFDSLRPKETWEKKLRRLMTYFEEDTQLRDILITGGDALMSQNKTLNTILEAVYRMAARKRKANQERPEGEKYAELQRIRLGSRLPAYLPMRINNELVEILRTFKEKASVIGIRQFIIQTHFQTPLEVTPEAKEGIRKLLSAGWLITNQLVYNVAASRRGHTTRLRQVLNELGVVCYYTFSVKGFEENNAVFTPNSRSMQEQQEEKRFGKLNKEDAFNLSASLETALDPASCIRHFLKIHHLPFLATDRSVLNLPAIGKSMTFNLVGMTEDGKRILRFDHDGTRRHSPIINQLGQVYIVENKSIAAYLRQLRAMGEDVEDYASIWNYTEGKTESRFSLYEYPNFPFRITEKMSNLEIAE from the coding sequence ATGAAACAAAAGAAAATGCTTGCACTCACTTTATCCCAGTTGAAGCAACTTTATCGAAATGAACTTCCCGAAATTGTACGCATCGCCGAACAGAGCGACGGTACGGAAAGCTTCAAGCAAGGCATTTCGGAATTCATTACCAATCAGGCTGATACGGAGAGTGAAGTTATCAGGCAAATTCGACTTCTGATTGAATATGACGGCAGGGAAGTCCATGAACTTTCTACCGATGAACAAATGATTGTTTCTACCCTGTCACTTCTGTACGCGTTTCTTACCGGAAACCTGGAAGAAGATGTGGAAACAGATGTGTTCCTGGATATTTTCCAGCAATTCAAACGCTTACAGCATCCTGCTGCCCCACTCCCCACACCCCAACGCGTTAAAGCGTGGACCGAGCGCTGGCCCAGCGGACTGGACGAAGACGTACAAAAAATCCATGCCAAAAATAAAGAGCGTATTCAGCACGCATTGATACAGAAGATAGAGCACCGTACCGCTGTTTCCCGCTACCACTTTGAAGAGGGCATCAGTTACGAAGAGAAATACCGTCTCGTCAGCGAATGGTGGAACGATTTCCGTTTCCATCTGGCCATGGCTGCCAAAAGCCCTACGGAACTGAATCGCTTTCTGGGCAATTCACTTTCTGCTGAAACCATGTATCTGTTATCTCGTGCCCGCAAGAAAGGAATGCCTTTCTTCGTTACGCCTTACTATCTGCACTTGTTAAATCCCGGCAGCACAGGATACAACGATGAATCTCTGCGCAGCTACATCCTCTACTCCCCGCAACTGGTGGAAACTTACGGGCAAATCCGCGCTTGGGAACGTGAAGACATAGTAGAAGTTGGAAAACCCAATGCGGCCGGCTGGCTCCTGCCCGACGGGCACAATATCCACCGTCGTTATCCAGAAGTAGCCATCCTCATTCCCGACACTATGGGACGCGCTTGTGGCGGGCTTTGTGCTTCCTGCCAGCGCATGTATGACTTCCAGAGCAAACGACTCAATTTTGAGTTTGACTCCCTGCGTCCTAAAGAAACATGGGAGAAGAAATTACGCCGTCTGATGACTTACTTCGAGGAAGATACCCAATTGCGTGACATCCTCATCACAGGTGGAGATGCCCTCATGAGTCAGAACAAGACGCTAAACACAATTCTGGAAGCCGTTTACCGTATGGCTGCCCGTAAACGGAAAGCCAATCAGGAACGTCCGGAAGGAGAAAAGTATGCCGAATTACAGCGTATTCGTCTCGGATCGCGTTTGCCAGCTTATCTGCCAATGCGTATCAACAATGAATTGGTAGAAATTCTGCGAACTTTCAAGGAGAAAGCATCCGTCATCGGTATCCGTCAGTTCATCATTCAAACGCATTTCCAAACTCCACTGGAGGTTACTCCCGAGGCAAAGGAAGGTATTCGCAAATTATTATCGGCAGGCTGGCTGATTACCAACCAACTTGTGTATAACGTAGCTGCCTCACGTCGGGGACATACCACTCGCCTACGCCAGGTACTTAATGAACTGGGAGTTGTCTGTTACTATACATTCTCCGTAAAAGGTTTCGAAGAAAACAACGCAGTCTTTACACCAAACAGCCGTTCCATGCAGGAACAGCAAGAAGAAAAGCGTTTCGGCAAACTAAATAAAGAAGATGCCTTCAACCTGTCTGCATCGCTCGAAACCGCACTTGATCCTGCATCCTGTATCCGCCACTTCCTGAAGATACATCATCTTCCGTTTCTTGCCACAGACCGCAGCGTGTTAAACCTGCCCGCCATTGGCAAGAGCATGACGTTCAATCTGGTGGGAATGACCGAAGACGGAAAGCGCATCCTTCGTTTCGACCACGACGGAACACGTCGCCACAGCCCGATAATCAATCAACTCGGACAAGTATATATCGTAGAGAATAAGTCCATAGCCGCGTACCTGCGACAACTGCGTGCCATGGGAGAAGATGTGGAAGACTACGCAAGTATCTGGAATTATACGGAAGGCAAAACCGAATCACGGTTCAGCCTGTACGAATATCCGAACTTCCCTTTCCGCATCACAGAAAAGATGAGTAATCTGGAAATAGCAGAGTAA
- a CDS encoding putative DNA modification/repair radical SAM protein, with protein sequence MNENVLNKLKILAESAKYDVSCSSSGTVRSNKSGMLGNTVGGWGICHSFAEDGRCISLLKVMLTNYCIYDCAYCINRRSNDLPRATLSVSELVDLTMEFYRRNYIEGLFLSSGVVRSPDYTMERLVRVAKDLRTVHRFNGYIHLKSIPGASRELVNEAGLYADRLSVNVEIPKEENLKLLAPEKDHKSVYAPMRYIQQGVLESSEERKKHRHAPRFAPAGQSTQMIVGATAETDKDILFLSSALYKGPTMRRVYYSGYISVNTYDTRLPALKQPPLVRENRLYQADWLMRFYQFKVEEIVDDAYPDLDLEIDPKLSWALRHPEQFPVDINRADYEMLLRIPGVGVKSARLIVASRRFSKLGFYELKKIGVVMKKAQYFITCHELPMKTVNEMTPQAVRSLLITKPNKKKVDERQLLLDFRD encoded by the coding sequence ATGAATGAAAACGTCCTCAATAAACTGAAAATACTGGCGGAGTCGGCCAAATATGACGTCTCATGCTCGTCTAGCGGTACCGTGCGTTCCAACAAATCCGGTATGTTGGGTAATACTGTCGGTGGTTGGGGCATTTGCCATAGTTTTGCTGAGGACGGACGTTGCATTTCACTGCTGAAGGTGATGTTGACGAACTATTGCATTTACGACTGTGCATATTGCATCAATCGTCGCTCTAATGATTTGCCGCGTGCTACGCTTTCTGTCAGTGAGTTGGTAGATCTGACGATGGAGTTCTATCGCCGCAATTATATAGAAGGATTATTCCTGAGCAGTGGTGTGGTGCGGAGTCCGGATTATACCATGGAACGCTTGGTGCGCGTGGCAAAAGACTTGCGCACAGTGCATCGTTTCAATGGCTATATCCATTTGAAAAGTATTCCCGGAGCCAGTCGTGAACTGGTGAATGAAGCGGGGCTGTATGCCGACCGCCTCAGCGTCAATGTAGAAATACCGAAAGAGGAGAATCTGAAACTTCTTGCCCCGGAAAAAGACCATAAGAGTGTATATGCACCGATGCGCTATATTCAGCAAGGCGTACTGGAAAGTTCGGAGGAACGGAAAAAACACCGTCATGCACCACGTTTTGCTCCTGCCGGACAGAGCACACAAATGATTGTAGGGGCTACAGCGGAAACGGACAAAGATATTCTTTTTCTTTCATCAGCTCTTTACAAAGGACCTACAATGAGGCGTGTTTATTATTCTGGTTATATCTCTGTGAATACGTATGATACGCGTTTGCCCGCCCTGAAGCAGCCACCGCTGGTACGTGAAAATCGCCTGTATCAGGCAGATTGGCTCATGCGCTTTTATCAGTTTAAGGTGGAAGAGATTGTGGATGATGCATATCCTGACCTGGACTTGGAGATTGATCCTAAACTGTCGTGGGCCTTACGCCATCCGGAGCAGTTTCCGGTAGATATCAATCGGGCGGATTATGAGATGTTATTGCGCATTCCGGGGGTAGGAGTGAAGTCGGCAAGATTGATCGTGGCATCCCGTCGTTTTTCTAAGTTAGGTTTCTATGAGTTAAAGAAGATAGGAGTGGTGATGAAAAAAGCGCAGTACTTTATTACTTGCCATGAACTCCCTATGAAGACAGTGAATGAAATGACTCCGCAAGCAGTGCGCAGTTTGCTGATTACGAAGCCGAACAAGAAGAAAGTGGACGAAAGGCAGTTGTTGCTTGATTTCCGTGACTAA
- a CDS encoding alanine/glycine:cation symporter family protein: MNIINSINDILWTYILIALLLGCALWFTLKTRFVQFRMIGEMVRLLSDSAGTNGKPGEKHISSFQAFAISIASRVGTGNLAGVATAIAVGGPGAVFWMWVIALFGAASSFVESTLAQLYKVRGKDSFIGGPAYYMRKGLKQPWMGTVFAVLITITFGFAFNSVQSNTLCAAFEHAFGFDHAIVGGVITIATLLIIFGGVQRIAKVSSIIVPIMALGYIALALIIVAINITELPAVIKLIVSHAFGWQQVLGGGVGIALMQGIKRGLFSNEAGMGSAPNVAATAHVTHPVKQGLIQTLGVFTDTLIICTCTAFIILFSGAPLDGSTNGVQLTQQALTNEIGSAGSIFVAIALFFFAFSSILSNYYYGEANVRYLTRKKWILNFYRILVGGMVLFGALAALDVAWSLADVTMGLMALCNLIAISLLGKYAFKLLEDYHAQKRAGIKDPVFTKDRLKEVENDIECW; the protein is encoded by the coding sequence ATGAATATAATCAATTCAATCAACGATATTCTCTGGACCTATATCCTTATCGCTCTGCTTTTGGGATGTGCCCTTTGGTTCACGCTGAAAACCCGCTTCGTACAGTTCCGCATGATAGGTGAAATGGTACGTTTACTGAGTGACTCAGCAGGAACAAACGGCAAGCCAGGTGAAAAGCATATCTCTTCATTTCAGGCATTTGCCATCTCCATTGCCAGCCGCGTAGGTACGGGCAATCTGGCGGGTGTAGCCACCGCCATCGCTGTAGGCGGACCGGGAGCAGTGTTCTGGATGTGGGTCATTGCCCTGTTTGGTGCTGCCAGTTCATTCGTAGAGTCCACATTGGCACAATTATATAAGGTGAGAGGCAAAGACTCTTTCATTGGCGGTCCCGCCTATTATATGCGGAAAGGATTGAAACAACCGTGGATGGGTACTGTATTTGCCGTACTCATTACGATAACTTTCGGCTTCGCCTTCAACTCCGTGCAAAGCAATACACTGTGCGCAGCTTTTGAACATGCGTTCGGTTTCGACCACGCCATTGTAGGAGGGGTTATTACCATAGCCACGCTGCTTATTATCTTTGGTGGTGTACAGCGCATTGCTAAAGTAAGCAGTATCATTGTCCCCATTATGGCATTGGGATATATTGCTTTGGCACTGATTATTGTAGCTATCAATATCACCGAACTTCCTGCCGTTATCAAACTCATCGTCAGCCATGCCTTCGGCTGGCAACAGGTATTGGGTGGTGGTGTAGGTATTGCATTGATGCAAGGCATCAAGCGGGGATTGTTCAGCAATGAAGCAGGTATGGGTTCCGCTCCCAATGTGGCAGCCACCGCACACGTCACACATCCCGTAAAGCAGGGGCTGATACAAACCTTGGGCGTTTTCACCGATACATTAATTATATGTACCTGCACCGCGTTCATTATACTTTTCAGTGGTGCGCCACTGGACGGCTCTACCAACGGGGTACAACTTACGCAACAGGCACTAACGAATGAGATAGGTTCAGCAGGAAGCATTTTTGTTGCTATTGCTTTGTTCTTCTTCGCCTTCAGCAGCATTCTGAGTAATTATTATTATGGAGAAGCCAATGTACGTTATCTTACCCGTAAGAAATGGATATTGAACTTTTACCGTATTCTGGTAGGTGGCATGGTGCTATTTGGCGCGCTCGCCGCACTGGATGTGGCCTGGAGTCTGGCAGATGTCACCATGGGATTGATGGCGCTCTGTAACCTGATTGCCATCAGCCTGCTCGGTAAATACGCTTTCAAACTGCTGGAAGACTACCATGCACAGAAACGGGCGGGTATCAAAGACCCTGTTTTCACAAAAGACCGTCTCAAAGAGGTAGAAAATGACATAGAGTGCTGGTAA
- a CDS encoding TIGR03915 family putative DNA repair protein — MNIFVFDSTFEGLLTSVFEAYSRRVFPDALFPEGEPLPLFHDEVFTVITEEEKAKRVWRGLQKKLSSGALSCLAQCWLAEEQETPILLFRYIRKAIDAPRSIETNFADPDVLEFSRMWKRVDWERLRMLQFIRFQKAADGTFFAAVEPEKNALPLAIDHFKDRFADQPWLIYDIKRAYGFYYDLKEVRQVTFEEGSREGHLVTGMLDESLMDEDEKLFQQLWKTYFKAICIKERLNPRKHKQDMPIRYWKHMTEKQ, encoded by the coding sequence ATGAATATATTTGTTTTTGATAGTACTTTCGAGGGCTTACTGACTTCTGTTTTTGAAGCTTATTCCCGTCGTGTTTTTCCTGATGCATTGTTTCCGGAAGGAGAGCCATTGCCTTTATTTCATGATGAAGTTTTCACGGTAATCACTGAAGAAGAAAAGGCGAAGCGAGTATGGCGTGGTTTGCAGAAGAAACTTTCTTCCGGTGCTCTGTCTTGCCTTGCCCAATGTTGGCTGGCGGAGGAACAGGAAACTCCGATACTTTTGTTCCGCTATATTCGTAAGGCAATTGATGCTCCCCGTTCCATTGAAACCAATTTTGCCGATCCGGATGTGCTGGAATTCTCGCGTATGTGGAAGCGGGTGGATTGGGAACGTCTTCGTATGCTCCAGTTTATTCGTTTTCAGAAAGCTGCCGACGGCACCTTCTTTGCTGCGGTAGAACCGGAAAAGAATGCTCTACCACTGGCTATCGATCATTTTAAGGATCGTTTTGCCGATCAACCTTGGCTGATATATGACATAAAACGGGCGTATGGCTTCTATTATGATTTGAAAGAAGTACGTCAGGTTACTTTTGAAGAAGGTTCACGCGAGGGCCATCTGGTCACAGGTATGCTGGATGAAAGCCTGATGGACGAGGACGAAAAACTCTTTCAGCAACTATGGAAGACGTACTTTAAAGCCATCTGTATCAAAGAACGGCTAAATCCGCGGAAGCATAAACAAGATATGCCTATACGTTACTGGAAACACATGACAGAGAAGCAGTAA
- a CDS encoding 7-carboxy-7-deazaguanine synthase QueE, producing MRKINEIFYSLQGEGYHTGTPAVFIRFSGCNLKCSFCDTRHEEGVLMSDDEIIAEVGKYPAVTVILTGGEPSLWIDEAFIDRLHQAGKYVCIETNGTNPLPQNIDWVTCSPKQGMKLGVTRMDEVKVVYEGQDIGVYELLPAEYFFLQPCSCNNTAETVACVMQHPKWRLSLQTHKLIDIR from the coding sequence ATGAGAAAGATTAATGAGATTTTTTATAGCTTGCAAGGTGAAGGCTATCACACCGGCACGCCTGCTGTCTTTATCCGCTTTTCCGGTTGTAATCTGAAATGCTCTTTTTGCGATACACGGCATGAAGAAGGTGTACTGATGTCCGATGATGAAATTATTGCCGAAGTAGGAAAGTATCCGGCTGTTACGGTTATCCTGACGGGTGGAGAACCTTCTCTCTGGATTGATGAGGCTTTTATCGACCGTTTGCACCAGGCGGGAAAGTATGTCTGTATCGAAACGAATGGAACGAACCCATTGCCCCAAAATATTGATTGGGTGACTTGTTCTCCCAAGCAAGGGATGAAGTTGGGGGTTACCCGTATGGATGAGGTGAAGGTAGTTTACGAAGGTCAGGATATTGGAGTCTACGAGTTGCTTCCGGCTGAATATTTCTTTCTGCAACCCTGTTCATGTAACAATACTGCGGAAACAGTGGCGTGCGTCATGCAACATCCTAAATGGCGGTTAAGTCTGCAAACACATAAACTGATTGACATTCGTTAA